The following is a genomic window from Prevotella sp. E13-17.
CGTAGTTCATATTCACAGCAAACATCTTGGGTGCCTGCAAGCCTTGACCACCACCGCCAAAGCGTCCGCCAGGACCACCGCCGCCAAAACCGCGGTCGCCCACATTATTAGCATTTGTGAAACCCATGATGCGGAAGTCATCTTTGAATGTCATGCCCATCAGTCTGCCCGTGTATCGCTCCTTGGTGCCAATGCCAAAGTCTGCATTAGCAAACGTGCCTCGGTTCATGCCGCGCTTCAATCCGAAGTCCAGCACCATCTCCTCATTGCCGTCGTCAACACCCGTGATACGTGTCTGGTCACTCTTCTCATCGTATGCCTTCACACGCTCAACGATAGATGTAGGCAGGTTTTTCATGGCAGTCTGCGTGTCGCCAGTCATAAACTCCTTACCGTCCACCTTGATTTTCTTCACCTCCTTACCATTGATCGTGATCTTTCCATCATCGCCCAGTTCGGCACCAGGTAGGCGCTTTACCAATTCTTCGAGCACAGAGCCCTCGGGCGTCTTATACGCGCCCGCGTTATATATAATGGTGTCTTCTTTCGAATACACACGCGCCATGTTCTTCACAATTTCAGTACCTTTCAACATGATGGCGTCCACCTGTATCTGCAGTGTCCCCATGTCGATGGGTTTCCCCGCCATGGTGATGGAGCGAAACAGCGACTTATAGCCCACATACGTGATGCGGAGCAAGTACTTACCATCCTTAGGGGCTGTCACCGAGAACTGTCCCATAGCGTCAGTCACCGTGTTGCCCACCAGCGTACTGTCGGTTTTCAACAAAGCCACAGTGGCCTGTATCACGGGTTCCTTCACGTCGTCGATGACTTGTCCGCTTACAGTGCGCTGTGCCTGAACAGAGAGGGCCGTGGTCAAGAGTACGGCCATCAAAAGTATCAATTTTTTCATTTGGGGAATATTTATCCGTAAAACTTTAGTCTTTTGATGTTGCCGGGGCAAAAAAGTTTAATCGACAAAGAAAAAATTTGGATGTTTCGCAGAATTACCTTAACTTTGCAGACACTTATGGACAAGCAGAAAGTTATCATTTCCAATCATCTGGAACAAGTTTTAAGCGAAGCTATCCTTGCATGCAAGGCCGACCGCACCTTTATTCTCACCGACGAAACCACCCATCGTCTTTGTCTGCCACTTGTCAAGGACTTCAGTTGTCTGAAGGATGCTCAAGAGATTGTCATTGCCGCAGGCGACATCAACAAGTCGCTCGAGGCCGTCTCCCACGTATGGAGCAGTCTTCAACAGGGTGGTGCCTCGCGCCATTCACTGATGGTCAACCTGGGTGGCGGCATGGTGACAGACCTTGGTGGCTTTGCTGCTTCCACCTTTAAACGCGGCATCCATTTCATCAACATACCCACCACGCTGCTTGCCATGGTCGATGCCTCTGTGGGTGGCAAGACGGGCATCAACTTCGGTGGTCTGAAAAACGAGATTGGCGTTTTCAACAATGCCGACTGCGTGATTCTGGATACCAGCTTTCTGAAGACGCTCAATACCGAGAACTTGCTTTCCGGCTATGCCGAAATGCTGAAGCACGGTCTGATTTCTACCGAGAAGCACTGGGCCGACCTGCTCAACTTCGACCTTGACGACGTCGAAAAGTTAGGAGCCATTGTGGGCGAAAGTGTCGAAGTAAAGCAGCACATCGTGACCGAAGACCCCACCGAGAAAGGCATCCGCAAGGCGCTGAACCTGGGCCACACCGTGGGCCATGCGTTCGAGTCGCTAGCCTTGCAACGCCAGCCTGTTCTCCATGGCTATGCCGTGGCATGGGGATTGGTGTGCGAGCTCTACCTCAGCGTCGCCAAAACGGGCTTCCCTGTCGATAAGATGCGCCAGACGGTGAAGTTCATCTTCGACAACTACGGCCGTATGCCCATCACCTGCGACGACTATCCCACGCTCCTCGAGCTGATGACTCACGACAAGAAGAACGTGGGTGGACAGATCAACTTCACCCTGCTGGGAGGCATTGGCGACATCCGTATCAACCAGACAGCCACCAAGGCCGAGATAGAAGAAGCCTTAGACTTTTTCCGCGAGGGCTGCTAAGCGCTCTGCTTCCTTTCGGGCCGGCTTACCTGTTTCCGTCATCGGTACCTTTTCTACATACTGATAGTGTCGTGGTTGCCAGTATTTTGGCAACACCTTTTGGCACACCTGGCGCTGTGCATCCAATTGTGCATCTTCTGTCATCAGAACCAGTGCTTCGCCGAACTTCTCGTCTTTCCGTTTTGTCACGATAAACGGTGCATGAAGATGCGGCCTCAACAGCCGTTCCACTTCCTCTATCTGTATTTTGATGCCGCCCGAACACACCACATTGTCTTTTCGTCCCAGTACGCGGAACTGCGAACCACGAAGTTCTACAATGTCATTAGTGACCAGTGTCCCCTCGTGAACAGCAGGAGCATCTATCATCAAGCAGCCTTCGGCCGTCTGCGCAACGTGGACACCGTCGAAGGGTGTGTACCATTCGCTGGCGTCAGGACCGCTCAATCGGCGCAAGGCGATATGCGAGAGTGTCTCTGTCATGCCATAAGTGCTCCAGACGGCACGAGGAAAAGACCTCAGCTCTTGCGCAAGCCCATCATCGATGGCGCCGCCTCCAATAATCAGATGCGACACGCTTCTGAGTCGTGCTCGTCCGTCAGCCGTTCGAAGAAGGTTATAAACCTGCATAGGCACCATAGCCGCAAAATCTATTGGTCCTTCCCACGATGGTGCTCCTGTTGGCTTTACGGAGACGAGCTTAAGCCCACAGGTCTGTGCTCGCACCACCATCATCTTGCCTGCAATATAGTCGAGCGACATGCAGAGCAGTGCTCTGTCACCAGCTTTCAGTCCTAAGAAATCGCATGTGATACGTGCCGAAGCCATCATGCGTTTCTTTTCAATCCACATGGGCTTCGGTTTTCCTGTTGAACCACTGGTATGCACCAGAACCGTCGGACTATCATTGTGCCACTCAGCTAAAAATTCATCTAAGGTCATCATCATCTGTTGTTGTATATGAGACTGGCTCTATCTAAGCCAGAGTTGGTCACCACGAATCTCTAACGACATCGGTATATTGTCTGTAAACAACATGCCTGTGCCGAGTCCCTGTGGCATCGTCAACGGATAAGTGCTGGCAAACTGAGCGATCGCATTCAGCCCGATATTACTTTCCAGGGCAGAGGTGATCCACCAGCCTATGCCTTCGTTTTTGGCTATATCGATCCATTCACGGCATCCCATCATACCTCCGTGCAGCGATGGTTTCAGTATGATATAGGCAGGTTTGATGATGCGCAACATCTGGCGCTTCACGTCGCGGTCGTTCAAGCCTATCAGCTCCTCGTCGAGTGCTATAGGCAGTGGTGCATCCCGACAAAGCTCTGCCATCATGGCCCACTGCTTCTGCTTGATGGGTTGTTCAATAGAGTGGATGGCATACTGCGACAACAATTCCAGTTGATAGAGGGCATCATCAGGACGGAAGCCACCATTAGCATCCAGACGCAACTCTACCTCGCGATGTGAGAAACGCTCACGAATACGTTTCACCAAGTCCAGCTCTTTCTCAAAATCAATGGCTCCCACTT
Proteins encoded in this region:
- the aroB gene encoding 3-dehydroquinate synthase, whose product is MDKQKVIISNHLEQVLSEAILACKADRTFILTDETTHRLCLPLVKDFSCLKDAQEIVIAAGDINKSLEAVSHVWSSLQQGGASRHSLMVNLGGGMVTDLGGFAASTFKRGIHFINIPTTLLAMVDASVGGKTGINFGGLKNEIGVFNNADCVILDTSFLKTLNTENLLSGYAEMLKHGLISTEKHWADLLNFDLDDVEKLGAIVGESVEVKQHIVTEDPTEKGIRKALNLGHTVGHAFESLALQRQPVLHGYAVAWGLVCELYLSVAKTGFPVDKMRQTVKFIFDNYGRMPITCDDYPTLLELMTHDKKNVGGQINFTLLGGIGDIRINQTATKAEIEEALDFFREGC
- a CDS encoding AMP-binding protein, translating into MTLDEFLAEWHNDSPTVLVHTSGSTGKPKPMWIEKKRMMASARITCDFLGLKAGDRALLCMSLDYIAGKMMVVRAQTCGLKLVSVKPTGAPSWEGPIDFAAMVPMQVYNLLRTADGRARLRSVSHLIIGGGAIDDGLAQELRSFPRAVWSTYGMTETLSHIALRRLSGPDASEWYTPFDGVHVAQTAEGCLMIDAPAVHEGTLVTNDIVELRGSQFRVLGRKDNVVCSGGIKIQIEEVERLLRPHLHAPFIVTKRKDEKFGEALVLMTEDAQLDAQRQVCQKVLPKYWQPRHYQYVEKVPMTETGKPARKEAERLAALAEKV
- the menC gene encoding o-succinylbenzoate synthase, whose amino-acid sequence is MYKISIAKRIFHFKQPAGTSRGVYTERKSWLVTIADGEQCGVGECAPLPDLSCDALPDDKYEETLQHFCDELMNSGEIPYEAMRDYPSMLFGMETALLDLEAKKKDRDGQLFDTPFSRGEKGITINGLVWMGTYEEMLSRMEAKLKQGFRCVKLKVGAIDFEKELDLVKRIRERFSHREVELRLDANGGFRPDDALYQLELLSQYAIHSIEQPIKQKQWAMMAELCRDAPLPIALDEELIGLNDRDVKRQMLRIIKPAYIILKPSLHGGMMGCREWIDIAKNEGIGWWITSALESNIGLNAIAQFASTYPLTMPQGLGTGMLFTDNIPMSLEIRGDQLWLR